A stretch of Natator depressus isolate rNatDep1 chromosome 2, rNatDep2.hap1, whole genome shotgun sequence DNA encodes these proteins:
- the MPLKIP gene encoding M-phase-specific PLK1-interacting protein codes for MHRQSFRPPTPPYPGGGPWGGGGFRSPPSGGGLMPPSPRGYGSPHHTPPYGHRPYSPRGHHFHGGGGGRFGSPSPGGQSPRRPHSASPRYSAPYGSMSPAAAQQRPPHHPQQYKSSPRGSQRYYQGSPRTSTPFGTAHGRGKRVSNDVENYYRPSMLEDPWAGLEPVSVTDINQQYSSEQTTYTGKKGRYFS; via the exons ATGCACCGACAGAGCTTCCGCCCCCCCACGCCTCCGTACCCGGGCGGGGGGCCCTGGGGCGGCGGCGGCTTTCGGAGCCCTCCCTCCGGCGGGGGCCTTATGCCGCCCTCCCCGCGGGGCTACGGGAGCCCCCACCACACGCCGCCCTACGGCCACCGGCCCTACTCGCCCCGAGGCCACCACTTCcacggcggcggcggcgggcggtTCGGGAGCCCGTCCCCGGGGGGTCAGAGCCCGCGCAGGCCGCACAGTGCCAGCCCCAGGTACTCGGCTCCCTACGGCAGCATGTCCCCGGCCGCGGCCCAGCAGCGTCCGCCGCACCATCCGCAGCAATACAAGTCCTCGCCGCGGGGCTCCCAGAGATACTACCAG GGATCACCCAGGACATCTACTCCATTTGGTACAGCGCATGGCAGAGGGAAAAGAGTGTCTAATGATGTGGAAAACTATTACAGACCTTCAATGCTTGAGGACCCATGGGCTGGCCTAGAGCCAGTTTCTGTTACAGACATAAACCAACAATACAGCAGTGAGCAAACAACATATACTGGTAAAAAAGGGAGGTATTTCAGTTAA